A window of Cheilinus undulatus linkage group 23, ASM1832078v1, whole genome shotgun sequence genomic DNA:
GTTACCAGGTGAGGGGCAggtattataataaagactcactgtgatgtcacagatTCCAGACAGACTGTCAGATTTGGGGTTTTCAGATGTAGGAGTACCACGCAGAAGGAACTGTTGgctttattcacattttttgtgtCGTTAGATACTCGATTGTATGtgcaaaaatactaaaaagtgtttttttccacgGCATTAAGGGTAATACTACAGCAATTATAGGTTTTTGGGGGTTCTCTGTTTGCCCttttaacatgaaaataaaactgatagATGCTTGTTGTTCTGCTTGTGTTTGCACACATGGGGGAGGTTTTCAAATACTCCTCCAATAAGTTCCCATTGATGATCAAAAAGGAAGTATAGAGGAAGTGATTGTTAATTCATCTTTAAGTACCTGAGGAGTGAATAGCCTTGCTCCTTTTCTGCATCACCTCCATTAGAGCCCCAACAATGCCTGCTGAGGGGGCCGGGGTAGGAGGGGATGAGTCTGTGTTGTCATCCCTCTGTAAAGAAATGAGCAGTTAAAGTTAAAGCACAGATTTAAGATTAAAAGAGTAGATTCATGTAGAAGTTGTGTGACTACTGACAGATTTCAGTTGGATTCCTTGTCTGATTTGGTCCAGAAGTGCATCTCTGCCAGTGCTGGACACCGGCCTCTCCCTCTGCTCCACCTTCTTTAGCTGGGTGCCCTCTCGGATCTGACTCAGCAGCGCAGACTTCCCGGGCTGCCCGCCATCCCCTCCGTTAGCCTCCATGGACAGCGGAGGAGCTGGAGGTGGAGGGCCgggaggtggtggaggaggagggggaggaggcgGGGCTCCGCCGCTGGATGGAATCGAGGATGAAGGGGGAGGAGGCGGAGGGGGAGGCGCCACGGGAATCGAAGCGTGGGCCggtggagggggaggaggaaggGAGCCTCGGCTGGGCGGGGGAGGCGGTGGAGCGGACATGCCAGGTcgggatggaggaggaggaggaggtgcagAGACGGGAGCTCtggagggtggaggaggtggaggggcACCTCGGCCCCtggctggaggaggaggagggggggctgAGCTGTGgtgtggtggaggtggaggagggccACCTctggatggaggaggaggaggtgctgGAAGAATTAGAAAATACAGAATATAAGAAGTTGTAATCATCATCATGGATCAGTCACACGGCAGCCTCAggaaacagatttatttaatggAGTTCTTACATTTCACTACAAATAGTTAGACGTGCATAGATAGATTCAGCACTGTCTCTCTTTATAgtcttatttttcttattaaaacttgttaattttattaataattAATCTTTTGACCATGATGAAGAGGAGATGTTTCTGATTTGTGAACCTGATTCTGAACCATTTTCCTTATTTCTAAGTAGAAGGTTATTATTTAGAGACACCCTTTTTCATTTTGCTTATTGATTTATGAAAACTAGTAGAGTGCTTTAATGGTGATGGATGCATAATTGCACGTGCAGAACAGTTGCAAAAGGATCCATTAGACTGTCCAGAAAAGGAAGATATGACAAGTGTAGCTTAGACAGAAGTTAATGAGGAAACAAACCACTGAATTCGACAAATATGCATGTTAAGTTCATGAAGGTTCACTCAAAGATATCACTGCATATGAAAAATGCATTCGATTTCCTGATTCCTGCTAGCATTGGTGCACCATGCAGTTGCATTTTGAAGCCACCGGGGGCAGCGTTCTGGCAGGATACATGTAGACGGACAACTGCAGCATGTTCTGTCTAGACAGATGTTAATCCCTTTTTcacaataataaatatttttttagtctCCTGTAGAGATTTTTTAGATCTTAGTGTTTAAATTAGACTCATAACATCTCAGAGAAACATTCAACTCAAAtacaaacaacagcaaacagtTAAATTCAGAATCTGCAAGTTCTGCACactttaatttcattatttcGCAGTCCAACTCGACATGCAGTCATGAGCTGTCACAGCAGGTCATGCATCAGAAAAAACCTACCGCTCCACCTGGGCGGACCTGGGGACAGAACCACCACACCAGTTAGATTGTCTTATTTATGAAGTAGCCACCCTGACAGAATGGTGCCAAAACTCTCCACTGAAGCCACTTCAGTACCACAAATAATACAAGTAATCAAAATACTGATAATAGATTTTCTGATCGATCTTACCTTGTCTCCGTAGCTCGTTTTTGACAGCTTCTACGCCCCCTTTCTTCTCGATGAAGTCGTAGATGACCTTCGAGGTCTCCTTGTCCTTCAGCTGAGCCTCAGAGATGCCGCACATGTCGAACAGGTTCTTCAGCTCAGGGTCCAAATTATTCAACTGgaggaagaaaacagagaaagataAGGTAGGAGTCTATTAAACAGTTCCATATTTAGCTTATCCTGAGGGCCAAAATGTGTCAAGAATATCAAGCTGCTGGTGTTCCCCCCACTGTATCAATAAAAGTTACTGTAGATGTTACTGCTGCTTTAAATACCATCCATTTTACCACAGAAATTATTTCACCATAGAAAGAGACCATTAGCCTGACCAAACCATCATAACAAGGTACAATATTTTCTTCGACAAGTATAGATTCATTACTTTTTGATTCATCAATTATTTCAACAAGTTTGATAAAAAAACTATATATCAAATACAGCAAGGGGACTAGCCTATATTCATTTTGTATAGGTATAAGATTCATATGctgaatcatatttttttttcactgtccTTGAAGGAATCTTAATATTACCATTGGACAACTCCTTAAATGAGCAAATTAAATTCTATTTATCAGATTTGCAGATTTAAATATTGGATCAATTTAACTAACAGGAGCTGCTCCAAAGCTTGGGAGAACTTTCCACAGACTTTTTGAGCAGGAAAGGAGCTTCTAAAGAGTGTGAGTGCAAACTATTACTACAGTTTCAGTTTGTTTAGGGTTTTCTTTCTTCAATCCGACAGTCTATGGTAAGCTCCAgcattttggtttattttgctCCACAATGCAGATGTGTTTTGAATTAACCCACAGCTAAAGTACTCCTTAGACCTACATGTCTGACTGTTTCTCTGAACTCTGACAGACAGTCACAGTGAGAGGTGCAGGcgagagagaggagacacaggAAACCTTCTCCTTCCTGACGTGTTTTACATCTTTGGTCAGCATGTGGATGTTTTGTCCCCATTCATCTCAGTAAATCAACATACGCAGCTTGCCATCTGGACATCATTTACCGTGACGTTTAAGTTATCACTAATGGTTTTCATGATAACGAAATATGAACAGTGTGATTACTGTGaggaaatttttgtttttctagcACAAAGGCTATAGTCCTCgagtctgacctgtggctccaaCTCTCTCCCCACTGATTTCTATTATATCCACTttcctttcattaaaaaaatcccccattgcaaagaaagaaaaagcagatGAAGTTTACCAGAACAGTAGTGCAATTCTTCCTGAAAATGGATCtatcatgtttgatttattcaaTAATAATGGAAGAATGTTCTCTGAAACAGCATAATACTGTGTGAGCTCACACATGTGTAGCTCTTCTCTATTAtacatgttttcattctttgatTAAACATAATCTAGAGTACATGTTAAGTATACTTTATCAGAGTGGTGTCACAGTTTCTCTCTTAACCGCTCTCCTGCACATGCATTATCACATATTCTATATCTTCACATCTGTGGTGCTGTTTCACTGGTTAATAATCTGTTTTTCTAAGCTTTACAGCTCAGTCACACATAATGTGACTGCCATATCAAGAGCTGTGCTTTCTCAAGTTAGGATTAAAATAAAGTGACATCTGAAAGAGCAGAATCACCATGTTTGACACTGGACTGGTTCAGGGATGACATGAACGTTGTATGGACATTTGTATTAGTGATGTTAAGTTCTCATTTGCTGAAGCAGATCACAGAAAATGGCCCAAATTGGACAATAATATCAGGCACAATGATGCCCTCTGGTGGCATGGGGTtacaacttcctgttttcagTAAGTTTAGTTAGATTCTTATCATCTATTGCAAAAAATCCTTTAAGCTGTTATCAACAgtgccaaataaataaacatgaattTTCCCATTACTAGCCAGCATGAACTGAAGAGCCGTGTGCATGCTGTAAGAGGGCTTAACCTTTTCAGCCATGTTTGAGGTTGGATCATAATTCTAAGGTGTAAGGATAGAAAAGAGCTGAAATGTAACGATTTAAGAAGACGTTAAGATAAACCTTTGCTCATTTTACCTCCACTTTAAAGCCTTTAGAGCCGAGGGAGATTTATTCAGCTGACGTCATTCTATTCAAATCATTTTAAGTCCTTGAAAGCACTGACTTATGAAACTGTAACACCTGATTTtatctttgtcattttctgACCGAGTGAGTCCTTTGACCTGCGTGatctcatcctcatcctccgCTATAATTACTGACGACGCTTTTTGGGAACGAGTCCATGGATTATGCAGATGCAGGTTGATTCTTTTCTCCTTTCCAAAATCTTCTTGTGTAACTCTCCTGATGACTTGGCCACGCGGCTCGGCTTAATATTTCAGAGCtgatattaaaaatgtgaaaaatctgTCTGGAGGAGGGCTACGTGGCTGATAAACAGATAAACTATGGGGCGAGGTTTAAGAACATTTAGAGGTCATAGTTCCAACGTGCAGAGAGACGAGTACACAAGCAAGCGAGCACATTAATGTTCTTTTAATGCACTTACATCAAAGCCCGTGTTTGGATCCCAGCCTACATGTCCGATGTGCCTGTgacagagagagcgagagcACGTGAGATCacatggaaaacaaaaacagaggagagagtGGTAGAAATGCAAACAGAAGGAATGCTGAAAGAGCTTGTTGATATTGCTGAGAAATTCTGAATGATAATGTTTCTATGACAGATAATGACTATGACAGCTGCCACTGACCATCCCTGAAAACACAGCAAGGACCAACCTGTCTTTGTCTATCATATTACACCCTTTAGAGTTAgatgactgaattaaaaaatgcttGGATTATTACATTTCTCTAATTCACCAGCAATGTTCAAGTGGACCAGAGGTatacagtgcccataaaaagttttcaatcattggttgttttaccctttcgattgattttataaaacaatcctGTGCAATATAATAAGTTGTCGAGTAACCTGGGCAAgtgttgttgtatgcagagccTCTtctatctctgctgctgaagcttgtacctccttcagagtagccatatgtgtcttggtggcctctctcactagtctccttctcgCACAGTCACTCCATTTGTGAGGACTTCCTGATCTAGGCagttacacatgtg
This region includes:
- the waslb gene encoding WASP like actin nucleation promoting factor b isoform X1, producing MSGHPPQRRIANVGSILLTPQENEALFNHLGRKCITLSSAVVQVFTADRNSSWNKRCCGVACLVKDNPQRSYFIRVFDIKDGKMTFEQELYNNFSIYLSRPYFITFAGDTCQVGLNFASEEETKRFRAQIQELMSKRQRKTEKRRDPPNGPTLPMATVDIKNPEISNVHRYHNNSQVNNIVHSSFQKREKKGKGKKKRLTKADIGTPSNFQHIGHVGWDPNTGFDLNNLDPELKNLFDMCGISEAQLKDKETSKVIYDFIEKKGGVEAVKNELRRQAPPPPPSRGGPPPPPPHHSSAPPPPPPARGRGAPPPPPPSRAPVSAPPPPPPSRPGMSAPPPPPPSRGSLPPPPPPAHASIPVAPPPPPPPPSSSIPSSGGAPPPPPPPPPPPGPPPPAPPLSMEANGGDGGQPGKSALLSQIREGTQLKKVEQRERPVSSTGRDALLDQIRQGIQLKSRDDNTDSSPPTPAPSAGIVGALMEVMQKRSKAIHSSDEDDEDDEDEDFEDDDEWED
- the waslb gene encoding WASP like actin nucleation promoting factor b isoform X2, whose protein sequence is MSGHPPQRRIANVGSILLTPQENEALFNHLGRKCITLSSAVVQVFTADRNSSWNKRCCGVACLVKDNPQRSYFIRVFDIKDGKMTFEQELYNNFSIYLSRPYFITFAGDTCQVGLNFASEEETKRFRAQIQELMSKRQRKTGPTLPMATVDIKNPEISNVHRYHNNSQVNNIVHSSFQKREKKGKGKKKRLTKADIGTPSNFQHIGHVGWDPNTGFDLNNLDPELKNLFDMCGISEAQLKDKETSKVIYDFIEKKGGVEAVKNELRRQAPPPPPSRGGPPPPPPHHSSAPPPPPPARGRGAPPPPPPSRAPVSAPPPPPPSRPGMSAPPPPPPSRGSLPPPPPPAHASIPVAPPPPPPPPSSSIPSSGGAPPPPPPPPPPPGPPPPAPPLSMEANGGDGGQPGKSALLSQIREGTQLKKVEQRERPVSSTGRDALLDQIRQGIQLKSRDDNTDSSPPTPAPSAGIVGALMEVMQKRSKAIHSSDEDDEDDEDEDFEDDDEWED